The Novosphingobium kaempferiae genome includes a window with the following:
- the trpS gene encoding tryptophan--tRNA ligase, which translates to MRIVSGIQPTGNLHLGNYLGAIRNWVKMQDEVTAGGGQCLYFLADLHAISMPHTPADLGANTREMVAALVACGIDPDRSILFNQAQVPQHAELQWLLNGTARMGWLNRMTQWKDKAGKNREGASVALFTYPVLQAADVLLYQATHVPVGEDQKQHLELARDIAQKFNNDFCAEDAPLFTLPAPFIPPEAARIMSFRDGSSKMSKSDPSDMSRINMTDSADAIMQKVKKAKTDPEPLPSEKEGLEGRAEAKNLVSIYAVMAGTTVEAVLADFGGEGFGKFKPALGELLVEKLAPINARFLELREDRESLDAILCKGASKARGLAIPTLEKTYEALGLVRG; encoded by the coding sequence ATGCGTATCGTCTCGGGCATCCAGCCCACCGGCAACCTGCACCTCGGCAACTACCTCGGTGCAATCCGCAACTGGGTGAAGATGCAGGACGAAGTCACCGCAGGCGGCGGCCAGTGCCTCTATTTCCTGGCCGATCTCCACGCGATCTCGATGCCGCACACCCCCGCCGACCTCGGCGCCAACACGCGCGAGATGGTCGCGGCGCTGGTCGCCTGCGGGATCGACCCCGACCGCTCGATCCTGTTCAACCAGGCGCAAGTTCCTCAGCATGCGGAACTGCAGTGGCTGCTGAACGGCACCGCGCGCATGGGCTGGCTCAACCGCATGACGCAGTGGAAGGACAAGGCGGGCAAGAACCGCGAGGGCGCCAGCGTCGCGCTGTTCACCTATCCCGTGCTCCAGGCCGCCGACGTCCTGCTTTACCAGGCGACGCACGTTCCGGTGGGCGAGGACCAGAAGCAGCACCTCGAACTCGCCCGCGACATCGCGCAGAAGTTCAACAACGATTTCTGTGCCGAGGACGCGCCGCTGTTCACCCTGCCCGCGCCGTTCATCCCGCCCGAGGCGGCGCGCATCATGTCCTTCCGCGACGGTTCGTCGAAGATGAGCAAGTCCGACCCCTCGGACATGAGCCGCATCAACATGACCGACAGCGCCGATGCCATCATGCAGAAGGTGAAGAAGGCCAAGACCGACCCCGAACCGCTGCCCTCCGAGAAGGAAGGCCTCGAAGGCCGGGCCGAGGCGAAGAACCTCGTCTCGATCTACGCGGTCATGGCGGGCACCACCGTCGAGGCGGTGCTGGCTGATTTCGGCGGTGAGGGCTTCGGCAAGTTCAAGCCCGCGCTGGGCGAACTGCTGGTCGAGAAGCTGGCGCCGATCAACGCCCGCTTCCTCGAACTGCGCGAGGACCGGGAATCGCTGGACGCGATCCTGTGCAAGGGCGCGTCCAAGGCCCGCGGACTGGCCATCCCGACGCTTGAAAAGACTTACGAGGCGCTCGGCCTCGTGCGCGGCTGA
- a CDS encoding MOSC domain-containing protein, whose product MTSPFPVLSILCGKVAPFRAADEPSAIAKAPVEGRVRVHRLGLEGDQQADLTVHGGPDKAIHHYPHDHYDYWREAIGEHPLLAAYGAFGENVSTVGLTEDVVCIGDRWRLGTALVEVSQGRQPCWKLDHRFDGARVNAACVKSRRAGWYYRVIEEGEVGTGDELALVDRPFPEWNVRRVFGLLVAGEHKTDREGLEALGEVSVLAEPWIRRRAKLLAA is encoded by the coding sequence CATACTTTGCGGCAAGGTTGCACCGTTTCGTGCAGCCGATGAGCCGAGCGCCATCGCCAAGGCACCGGTCGAAGGGCGCGTGCGCGTACATCGGCTCGGCCTTGAAGGCGATCAGCAGGCCGACCTGACCGTCCATGGCGGCCCGGACAAGGCGATCCATCACTATCCGCACGACCATTACGACTACTGGCGCGAGGCCATCGGCGAGCACCCCTTGCTGGCGGCTTACGGCGCCTTCGGAGAGAACGTCTCCACCGTCGGGCTGACCGAGGACGTGGTCTGCATCGGCGATCGCTGGCGGCTCGGCACCGCGCTCGTCGAGGTGAGCCAAGGCCGCCAGCCGTGCTGGAAGCTCGATCATCGTTTCGATGGCGCCAGGGTCAACGCGGCTTGCGTGAAATCGCGCCGGGCGGGCTGGTACTATCGCGTGATCGAAGAAGGCGAAGTCGGCACCGGAGACGAACTGGCGCTCGTCGACCGGCCTTTCCCCGAATGGAACGTGCGCCGCGTGTTCGGCCTTCTCGTTGCAGGCGAGCACAAGACCGACCGGGAGGGGCTTGAGGCGCTGGGCGAAGTCTCCGTGCTCGCCGAACCATGGATCCGGCGGCGCGCGAAGCTGCTGGCGGCCTGA